One region of Anas acuta chromosome Z, bAnaAcu1.1, whole genome shotgun sequence genomic DNA includes:
- the CENPH gene encoding centromere protein H yields the protein MAEPGGAGPEPNAEPGPGPEPEPEVTVNIPFLIRLREQLKQQLMECQTAAQACQGGCPDHDVEEKATTESMQNLENELEKIKTSFKNKTLFVQRMQFADALRKKMAENDGEARLIVDTLLNTVELSRAIIEFQKETRDIEDKVNAIRRKRLILRQAEEDKLQKIHLMMQKIKELGSKEVNEMLEKIRKNLRTERAMTTVIQNVFQSIIIGSQVNWAEDPSLKAIVLQLEKNVSESER from the exons ATGGCGGAGCCCGGCGGAG CCGGGCCCGAGCCCAACGCCGAGCCCGGGCCCGGGCCCGAGCCCGAGCCCGAGGTGACGGTGAACATCCCCTTCCTGATCCG CCTGCgggagcagctgaagcagcagctgatggAGTGCCAGACCGCAGCCCAAGCCT gtCAAGGAGGGTGCCCTGACCATGACGTGGAAGAAAAGGCTACTACGGA ATCCATGCAAAATTTGGAAAACgaactggagaaaataaaaacctccTTCAAGAACAAGACATTATTCGTGCAAAG GATGCAGTTTGCGGATGCCCTGCGAAAGAAAATGGCTGAAAATGATGGTGAGGCAAG ACTGATTGTGGATACTCTACTGAACACAGTAGAGCTCAGCCGGGCAATAATTGAATTTCAAAAA gaaacaCGTGACATTGAAGACAAAGTGAATGCCATTAGAAGGAAAAGACTCA TTCTAAGACAGGCTGAAGAAGACAAACTACAGAAAATTCATCTCATGatgcaaaaaataaaggaactAGGGAGTAAGGAAGTGAATGAAATGCTGGAGAAAATACGTAAAAACCTACGAACTGAAAGAGCGATGACTACAGTAATTCAAAATGTATTCCAG AGCATCATCATTGGAAGCCAGGTTAACTGGGCAGAAGATCCATCTTTGAAGGCTATTGTTCTACAGCTTGAAAAAAACGTCTCTGAGTCAGAAAGATGA